Proteins encoded together in one Lathamus discolor isolate bLatDis1 chromosome 3, bLatDis1.hap1, whole genome shotgun sequence window:
- the PIGC gene encoding phosphatidylinositol N-acetylglucosaminyltransferase subunit C yields MEPVAGRRWQKVLYERQPFPDNYVDQRFLEELQKNVHARQYRYQAVVFQSGVVAQQLCSVCVFVVTWWYMDAGMLSPQGLFGAALVSSLLGYVLFDAVDGGAGRWQSGRTRWADLKSTLVFTAFTYGFSPVLKTLTESISTDTIYAMSALMLLGHLIFFDYGANAAIVSSTLSLNMAIFASVCLASRLPRSLHAFVMVTFAMQIFALWPMLQKKLKALTPRCYVAVTVLFALAALAGLATISTVGAVLFTSLLLAICGLCPYCLIRLQLLKDNIHGPWDEAEIKEDLSRFLM; encoded by the coding sequence ATGGAGCCGGTTGCCGGGCGACGGTGGCAGAAGGTGCTGTACGAGCGGCAGCCCTTCCCGGATAACTACGTGGACCAGCGGTtcctggaggagctgcagaagaACGTGCACGCCCGCCAGTACCGGTACCAGGCCGTCGTCTTCCAGTCGGGAGTGGTGGCGCAGCAGCTGTGCAGCGTCTGCGTCTTCGTTGTCACCTGGTGGTACATGGACGCTGGGATGCTGAGCCCGCAGGGGCTTTTCGGGGCGGCCCTGGTCTCCTCCCTGCTCGGCTATGTCCTCTTTGATGCCGTGGACGGCGGGGCTGGGCGGTGGCAAAGCGGCAGGACACGGTGGGCTGACCTCAAGAGCACACTGGTGTTCACTGCTTTCACCTATGGCTTCTCTCCGGTGCTGAAGACGCTTACTGAGTCCATCAGCACTGACACTATCTATGCCATGTCAGCTCTCATGCTGCTTGGTCACCTCATTTTCTTTGACTATGGTGCCAATGCTGCCATCGTCTCCAGCACACTGTCCCTCAACATGGCCATCTTTGCCTCGGTGTGCCTGGCCTCCCGCCTGCCACGTTCCCTCCACGCCTTTGTCATGGTCACCTTTGCCATGCagatctttgccctctggcccaTGCTGCAGAAGAAGCTGAAAGCCCTGACGCCTCGATGCTATGTGGCGGTGACGGTGCTCTTTGCGCTGGCAGCACTGGCGGGGCTGGCCACCATCTCCACTGTGGGCGCCGTGCTCTTCACATCACTGCTGCTGGCCATCTGCGGCCTCTGCCCTTACTGCCTCATCCGCCTGCAGCTGCTCAAGGACAACATCCATGGGCCGTGGGACGAGGCTGAAATCAAGGAGGACCTCTCCAGGTTCCTTATGTAG